In Fusarium oxysporum Fo47 chromosome XI, complete sequence, the following are encoded in one genomic region:
- a CDS encoding alpha-L-fucosidase-domain-containing protein, protein MTLSTKLTAVAAAAGALFPINAAAQASGPYEATWESTDKHNASPEWFRDAKFGVYWHWGAFTTPQYASEWYPRNMYEPGSDQRKHHTETYGPPEEWGYANFINGADDLKGNFVQFKPVLSSKGGEFDPEAIIKAVKASGAKFAGPVGEHHDGYSMWDSKVNEWNSVKRGPKLDLVKLWADLVRKNGMKLVVAMHQAYNYNGFYEWAPKTNDTSLKKLLGQLSRDESDQLWFDKHREMLDHVQPDIIWNDFSLDSPGYCADFNGPCAVAEKKRLEFLAYYFNRAVEWNKEVVTTHKHFDVGFRDTSTVSDYERGGPANITRPYWLTDDAISASSWSYTVGIKYYSSKAMVHSLLDRVSKNGNMLLNISPTAVGVLPDEQLKVLQDIGDFLGRYGESVFSTRAWDIYGEGPNQVTGGSFTAPLQGNSSDIRFTRNKAADVLYATVLGWPDDKHVSISSLGSDALVDLKNLKSVELLGDKAGEYEKVSDWKQSKDALEISLPAQPADSLAYVLKLTFDGGIPVPQPKIGASVFSATSATGRGVSLGLGDFNEEFLTEAGLKPDAIRFIRVSSGTKLTVYSAGDLSGDSKELDAGEHKVDEGSVGSIAISKA, encoded by the coding sequence ATGACTCTGTCTACCAAGTTGACCGCAGTTGCAGCTGCTGCCGGTGCCTTGTTTCCCATCAACGCTGCTGCTCAAGCTTCAGGCCCATACGAAGCAACATGGGAGTCAACCGACAAACACAACGCCTCACCTGAATGGTTTCGTGACGCCAAATTCGGTGTTTACTGGCACTGGGGAGCCTTCACAACCCCTCAGTATGCCAGCGAATGGTATCCACGTAACATGTATGAGCCAGGCTCAGACCAACGCAAACACCATACCGAGACCTACGGACCACCCGAGGAATGGGGCTACGCCAATTTCATCAATGGTGCTGATGATCTCAAAGGGAACTTTGTCCAGTTCAAGCCCGTTCTTAGCTCAAAAGGCGGCGAGTTTGATCCCGAGGCTATCATCAAAGCTGTCAAGGCGTCAGGTGCAAAGTTCGCTGGCCCAGTTGGCGAGCATCACGATGGGTACTCTATGTGGGACAGCAAGGTCAATGAGTGGAACTCTGTCAAGCGAGGTCCCAAACTAGACTTGGTCAAGCTATGGGCGGATCTTGTGCGCAAGAACGGCATGAAGCTCGTAGTTGCCATGCATCAAGCCTACAACTACAACGGCTTCTATGAATGGGCGCCAAAGACCAACGACACGAGCTTGAAGAAATTACTGGGGCAACTCTCACGCGACGAATCAGACCAGCTATGGTTTGACAAGCATAGAGAGATGCTGGACCACGTGCAGCCTGACATCATCTGGAACGACTTCTCACTCGACAGTCCAGGCTACTGTGCTGACTTTAATGGCCCATgtgctgttgctgagaagaaacGGTTGGAATTTCTCGCGTACTACTTCAATCGCGCTGTTGAGTGGAACAAAGAGGTCGTTACGACACATAAGCATTTTGACGTGGGATTTCGCGACACGTCCACCGTCAGTGATTATGAGCGTGGTGGACCAGCCAACATTACCCGCCCTTACTGGTTGACAGATGATGCGATCAGTGCTTCAAGCTGGAGCTATACAGTCGGCATCAAGTATTATTCCTCCAAGGCCATGGTCCACTCGCTGCTTGACCGTGTCAGCAAGAATGGCAACATGCTGCTCAACATTTCGCCAACTGCAGTCGGTGTTTTGCCTGACGAGCAGCTCAAGGTCTTGCAGGATATCGGAGACTTCCTTGGGCGCTATGGAGAGTCTGTCTTTAGTACCCGCGCTTGGGATATTTATGGTGAAGGCCCTAACCAAGTTACTGGCGGTTCTTTCACGGCACCTTTGCAGGGCAACAGCAGTGACATTCGCTTCACACGCAACAAGGCTGCTGATGTTCTCTACGCCACGGTTCTTGGCTGGCCCGACGATAAACACGTCTCTATCAGCAGTCTTGGCTCCGATGCCTTGGTTGACCTCAAGAACCTGAAGTCTGTTGAGCTTCTCGGCGACAAGGCTGGCGAATACGAAAAGGTCTCGGATTGGAAGCAGTCTAAGGATGCTCTAGAGATTTCGCTGCCAGCTCAACCAGCCGACTCACTCGCCTATGTCCTCAAGTTGACCTTTGATGGTGGAATCCCCGTCCCCCAGCCCAAGATTGGTGCCTCTGTGTTCTCTGCTACTAGTGCGACCGGTCGGGGTGTTAGCCTTGGGCTCGGTGACTTCAACGAAGAGTTCTTGACCGAGGCTGGACTGAAGCCTGACGCTATTCGTTTCATTCGTGTTTCTTCTGGTACTAAGCTAACTGTGTATTCTGCGGGTGATTTGTCTGGTGATAGCAAGGAGCTCGATGCAGGCGAAcacaaggttgatgaggggTCTGTGGGATCGATTGCGATCTCCAAGGCTTGA
- a CDS encoding major facilitator superfamily domain-containing protein yields the protein MADNKTAVSPSDRARSPQPSVRAADMNNTRDVPRWKYIWHHSLTQMILLSIQAFCGPAMSDAIAGLGGGGLATPQVSNISTALRYAALAFTCFMGGPIVNKIGVKWALVIGSMSFPIQGSAYYCNSKFGNQWYLILSGAIGGIGTGCWYVAEAGAIMTLAPSGARGKYLALWIVSRNLGQLVGGAINLSKNHEKGVSGGVTPDTYIAFLIIECLALPFAFMITPFEHVIRSDGTKIVTTETLSTKLEVKRIAKTMTSRLIILSSIWAVWSFFYSGSWSTYLGIHFTVRARALSSLISPFFCIVGCFGLGFILDAKKLAQRRRAQIGLYTVVVLNVGVYIWSIIMQARFDRNDPGAIDWDDSLFATSFLPYFFVQTTGPLSQSYMYWLLSSFATDAQENVRNGAAFRCLEAIGQAIAYGMNTQTKSDPLVGFCVTFGLLGASLLPMIMLVNTTPDRIPADEIAEQQAALGEKFADIEGQAVNIDGSPTKK from the exons ATGGCCGACAACAAGACTGCAGTTTCTCCCTCTGACAGGGCTCGATCACCTCAGCCTTCGGTGCGAGCTGCTGATATGAACAATACAAGAGATGTTCCCAGGTGGAAATACATATGGCATCACAGTTTGACTCAGATGATTCTCCTGAGCATTCAGGCTTTCTGTGGTCCAGCCATGTCGGATGCCATTGCTG GCCTCGGTGGCGGTGGTCTTGCAACTCCTCAGGTCTCCAACATCTCAACTGCCCTTCGATATGCTGCCCTTGCCTTCA CCTGCTTCATGGGAGGCCCTATCGTGAACAAGATCGGAGTCAAGTGGGCTTTGGTGATTGGCTCTATGTCCTTCCCAATTCAAGGTTCCGCATATTACTGCAACAGCAAGTTCGGTAACCAATGG TATCTCATTCTTAGTGGCGCCATCGGCGGTATCGGTACAGGCTGTTGGTACGTCGCTGAAGCTGGTGCCATCATGACCCTCGCCCCTTCTGGAGCCCGTGGTAAATACTTGGCACTTTGGATCGTATCCCGAAACCTAGGCCAACTTGTTGGCGGTGCCATCAA CTTGTCGAAGAACCACGAGAAGGGTGTCAGTGGCGGAGTTACTCCCGATACTTACATTGCTTTCCTCATTATTGAGTGTCTAGC TCTGCCATTCGCATTTATGATCACGCCCTTTGAGCATGTCATTCGATCCGATGGTACTAAGATCGTTACTACCGAGACACTCTCCACCAAGCTTGAGGTTAAGCGCATCGCAAAGACCATGACCTCGCGGCTCATCATTCTGTCGTCGATCTGGGCGGTCTGGTCTTTCTTCTACAG CGGCTCCTGGTCAACTTATCTCGGCATCCACTTCACCGTCCGCGCCCGTGCCCTTTCGTCGCTCATCTCGCCATTCTTCTGCAT TGTTGGCTGCTTTGGCCTCGGCTTCATTCTCGATGCTAAGAAATTGGCACAACGTCGCCGCGCCCAGATCGGCCTCTATACTGTTGTCGTCCTCAACGTCGGAGTGTATATCTGGTCCATCATCATGCAAGCTCGATTCGATCGCAATGACCCAGGAGCTATCGATTGGGACGACAGCCTCTTCGCCACTTCCTTCTTGCCGTACTTCTTTGTGCAGACAACAGGACCACTTTCCCAGTCGTACATGTACTGGCTTCTGTCATCCTTCGCGACCGATGCACAAG AGAATGTTCGAAATGGAGCTGCGTTCCGCTGTCTTGAGGCCATTGGCCAGGCTATCGCATATGGCATGAACACTCAGACGAAGAGCGATCCTCTTGTTGGGTT CTGTGTGACCTTTGGCCTGTTAGGTGCTTCGCTTCTGCCCATGATCATGCTCGTCAACACCACACCCGACAGGATCCCCGCAGACGAGATCGCGGAGCAACAGGCAGCACTCGGAGAGAAGTTCGCAGACATTGAAGGCCAGGCTGTGAACATCGATGGAAGCCCCACCAAGAAATAA
- a CDS encoding uncharacterized protein (expressed protein), protein MATPKRSQQDGIPAGEGDFEDWIYLIQGTAELRTTFEQECSESCLTALFSFSRQRWALHNVFHPSYDRRDEVLCQLEERIRNSVPEGEKLNVLIERIGSLRSAACYTPSWESTDLFFWLYGAIDGFLPLVKARNQEAWVVLAHFCLMVKRAETQWWLKGWADCMMRKIHMQLDEEHKSWILRLSEEMGWIPPATQ, encoded by the coding sequence ATGGCTACGCCAAAACGGTCACAGCAAGATGGAATACCAGCAGGCGAGGGCGATTTTGAAGATTGGATCTATCTAATACAAGGAACAGCTGAACTCCGAACGACCTTCGAACAAGAGTGTTCTGAAAGCTGCCTGACAGCATTGTTCTCATTCAGCCGTCAAAGATGGGCGTTACACAATGTATTTCATCCCTCCTACGACCGAAGGGACGAGGTATTATGCCAACTAGAAGAGAGGATAAGAAACAGCGTTCCAGAGGGCGAGAAGTTGAATGTTTTGATCGAGAGGATTGGCAGTTTGCGATCTGCAGCATGTTACACTCCGAGCTGGGAGAGTACTGATTTGTTCTTTTGGCTGTACGGAGCTATCGATGGGTTCTTGCCTCTTGTCAAAGCACGCAATCAAGAGGCTTGGGTGGTGCTGGCTCACTTCTGTCTTATGGTTAAAAGAGCAGAGACACAGTGGTGGTTGAAAGGCTGGGCGGATTGTATGATGAGAAAGATTCACATGCAACTTGATGAAGAGCATAAATCTTGGATTTTGAGACTTTCAGAGGAGATGGGATGGATTCCACCAGCAActcaatga
- a CDS encoding S-adenosyl-L-methionine-dependent methyltransferase, producing MNNQDIYTRVGERYGSAAKGSNVTYSTNVAKAFGYSNEDLDSIPKDANLGLSCGTPLAIASLKEGEIVIDLGSGAGLDVFLSANKIGLTGKAIGVDMNKNMLAKARKLKADRSMENVEFIESRITDIALEDSIADCIISNCVVNLVPHDEKQKAFDEMYRLLKPGGRVAISDILARKPLSDDIRNSMALYVGCIAGASQVAEYQEYLKHAGFNDILITDTRSDLNVYIDNSAGGCCTAVGNMAADLKGQDLNEWVVGGSFKIYAMK from the exons ATGAATAATCAAGATATTTATACCCGAGTTGGCGAGCGATACGGCAGTGCAGCGAAAGGTTCTAATGTAACATATAGCACCAATGTCGCGAAAGCCTTTGGCTATTCGAATGAGGACCTCGACTCCATCCCCAAAGATGCTAACTTGGGACTAAGCTGCGGCACGCCTTTGGCGATCGCTTCACTGAAGGAA GGCGAGATCGTTATCGACCTGGGAAGCGGTGCTGGACTCGATGTATTCCTCTCCGCCAACAAAATCGGCCTGACTGGTAAGGccattggtgttgatatgAACAAG AACATGCTCGCCAAAGCCAGGAAGCTCAAGGCAGATCGATCGATGGAAAACGTTGAATTTATTGAGTCTCGCATCACCGACATAGCCTTGGAAGACAGCATCGCCGATTGCATCATCTCCAACTGTGTCGTCAATCTGGTGCCTCATGATGAGAAACAAAAAGCCTTTGACGAAATGTATCGTCTGCTCAAGCCGGGAGGCCGAGTCGCCATATCCGATATCTTGGCGAGGAAGCCACTTTCCGATGATATTAGAAACAGCATGGCCCTTTACGTCGGATGCATCGCTGGAGCAAGCCAAGTTGCGGAGTATCAAGAGTACCTGAAACACGCAGGCTTCAATG ATATTCTTATCACTGATACGAGAAGTGACCTGAATGTATACATTGATAATTCAGCTGGGGGCTGTTGCACTGCTGTAGGAAATATGGCAGCTGATCTCAAGGGGCAAGATCTCAATGAATGGGTCG TCGGAGGATCATTCAAGATATATGCTATGAAGTAG
- a CDS encoding fungal-specific transcription factor domain-containing protein, producing the protein MSVSEGSPSQSQSLSPQAPSSSESDLGPLSPWSCQRCRVRKLKCNRVLPICGRCVKIGEVCDYPSARKKPVINPANRPRLRDMQSRIRDLEARLEAQSSPPEFQPFSTSTELVDTGRFEGLPPPHLVDELTSIYFTKLQSDSFMIHGERYIASLYRPAHMQPPMCLQYAILAAGASASPTYKPMAEVFYVRARQYIQVDEMKSDSDQISLAHCQAWVLMSHFEAQHLWFSRASMSIARAIRLAQILGLHRLDGKNAAGLTLPIALDFTEEEERRKTFWVIFTTDRITSSTGGWPTMMDWRSIQTRLPSSIDALLSNTPIATLTLRQALGQGMYELSTSACRVVAVHLFNECFNFSRNIEEDEDNNDWQQLQQLDEAVTNAFATLPLDLRCPENMESPEAVLINLQLHTALICIHQSALTRSQVDMAALPTTKARVMESAVQIMITVALVTDLNTRFRNPLVSFASFIAASFFLSDFLTTGDLQSEANFTALMTVMVEVGKNNMFTASLAVRLAQTLRASGVDQGTVGKVGVMMADLNIDHPIPGQEDKENGIVILCPTATTPEQVDFDQAIVWQ; encoded by the exons ATGTCCGTGTCTGAGGGGTCGCCCTCTCAATCGCAATCGCTATCGCCACAGGCGCCCTCAAGCTCCGAATCTGACCTGGGGCCGCTCTCGCCGTGGTCGTGCCAACGATGTAGAGTGCGCAAGTTGAAATGTAATAGGGTGTTGCCAATATGTGGCCGATGCGTCAAGATTGGCGAGGTCTGCGATTATCCCTcggcgaggaagaagccgGTTATTAATCCCGCCAACAGACCGCGACTTCGGGATATGCAGAGTCGCATCC GAGATTTGGAGGCCAGATTAGAAGCTCAGAGCAGCCCGCCGGAATTTCAGCCCTTTAGTACCAGCACAGAACTTGTTGACACTGGCCGATTCGAGGGCCTGCCGCCTCCGCAtttggttgatgagct AACATCGATATACTTTACCAAACTTCAATCCGATTCATTTATGATCCATGGCGAGAGGTACATCGCCTCTCTCTACCGGCCTGCTCATATGCAGCCACCCATGTGCTTGCAGTATGCCATCCTAGCCGCTGGAGCAAGCGCATCGCCTACTTACAAACCCATGGCTGAAGTATTCTATGTGCGCGCGCGGCAGTACATCCAAGTTGATGAAATGAAG AGCGATAGTGACCAGATATCACTGGCGCATTGTCAAGCCTGGGTTCTCATGAGCCATTTTGAAGCGCAGCATCTCTGGTTCTCAAGAGCATCGATGAGTATAGCGAGAGCTATCCGGCTAGCCCAAATTCTCGGACTTCACCGACTGGACGGGAAAAATGCTGCAGGCTTAACACTCCCAATTGCATTGGACTTcacagaggaggaagagcgcAGAAAGACCTTCTGGGTCATTTTCACGACTGATCGTATCACAAGTAGCACAGGCGGTTGGCCGACCATGATGGACTGGAGGAGC ATACAAACGCGACTCCCTTCATCCATCGATGCATTGTTATCAAATACCCCAATAGCCACACTGACCCTCAGGCAAGCTCTAGGACAGGGTATGTATGAGCTCTCTACAAGCGCCTGTAGAGTAGTCGCAGtccatctcttcaacgagtgcttcaacttctccagAAATatcgaagaagatgaggacaaTAATGACTGGCAACAGCTGCAGCAACTAGATGAAGCAGTCACGAATGCATTCGCGACACTGCCGTTGGATCTTAGGTGTCCAGAGAATATGGAAAGCCCTGAAGCGgttctcatcaatcttcAGTTACATACGGCCTTGATATGCATTCATCAATCTGCTTTGACAAGATCGCAGGTGGACATGGCTGCGCTGCCCACTACAAAAGCGAGAGTGATGGAATCGGCGGTTCAAATCATGATTACTGTTGCTTTGGTCACAGATCTGAATACCAGGTTCCGCAATCCACTGGTCTCGTTTGCGTCGTTCATTGCGGCATCATTTTTCTTGTCGGACTTTCTCACCACTGGTGACCTTCAAAGCGAGGCCAACTTTACAGCTCTCATGACTGTTATGGTAGAAGTAGGGAAGAACAACATGTTTACAGCGTCGTTGGCTGTTCGACTAGCGCAGACGTTGAGAGCTTCTGGTGTTGATCAAGGGACTGTTGGGAAG GTCGGCGTGATGATGGCTGATCTCAACATTGATCATCCAATTCCAGGGCAAGAGGATAAAGAGAATGGAATCGTAATATTATGTCCTACTGCAACTACGCCAGAGCAAGTCGATTTTGATCAAGCAATAGTTTGGCAGTAG
- a CDS encoding amino acid permease/ SLC12A domain-containing protein — translation MTSNKGLDVDAIQAAPPVVQNHDTDDEKPVLNTGGHGPTQRRLKDYHITWIGLCSGIGTGLFIGTGSAYASAGPAGLLLAYIVVGAVLWCVMQSISELATLFPTAGSFPHWATRFIDPSVGFSLAISYGYCYTIAIASECSAAAVLVSYWTDLTPAVVITISLVLILWINLMSVRFFGETEVVTGGIKVLCFLGLVIVAIVITAGGGPNHKSIGFKYWNNPGAWVDYNGITGSTGHFLGFLSAFVNASFSFVGVETVVITAAESVNPHKAIPKAANRVTYRIGFFYVLGALLIGLIVDPRNADLVSGSGNAKSSPWVIAIQTAGIKVLPSIVNACILVSAWSAGNSYCWVGSRMILAMTTDRQLPQFFARTTSKGVPYVAVITAWLFGPLAYLSLGSGGAAQAFSWLLNLSTVAGLIAWGTLCFCYIRFYRAMKVQGIDRNTLPWKAPWQPYTAWFGGIGSIVITLVAGFPVFLKGNWNTADFVASYVGIPIFIVPIIAWKLYHRTKVLRAHEIDLWSGRLSDDAISAHDTEREHV, via the exons ATGACGTCTAATAAGGGTCTTGACGTTGATGCTATTCAGGCTGCTCCGCCCGTGGTGCAGAACCATGATACggatgatgagaagcctGTTCTCAACACCGGAGGTCATGGACCTACGCAGCGAAGGCTGAAGGATTATCACATCACCTGGATCGGTCTTTGCAGTGGTATTGGTACGGGTTTGTTTATTGGAACTGGTTCGGCTTATGCCAGTGCTGGTCCTGCTGGTCTGCTTCTGGCGTACATCGTCGTTGGAGCTGTTCTTTGGTGTGTTATGCAGAGTATCTCTGAGCTCGCGACACTG TTCCCTACTGCTGGTTCATTCCCTCATTGGGCCACTCGCTTCATTGATCCTTCAGTCGGTTTCTCATTGGCCATCTCATACGGTTACTGCtacaccatcgccatcgcaTCCGAATGCTCAGCCGCTGCCGTTCTCGTCAGCTACTGGACCGATCTCACTCCCGCAGTAGTCATCACCATCAGTCTTGTTCTCATCCTATGGATCAACCTGATGAGCGTCCGATTCTTCGGTGAGACTGAAGTCGTCACTGGTGGTATCAAGGTTCTCTGCTTCCTCGGTCTCGTCATTGTCGCGATTGTCATTACTGCTGGCGGTGGTCCTAATCACAAGTCCATTGGTTTCAAGTACTGGAATAACCCCGGTGCTTGGGTCGATTACAATGGCATCACTGGCTCAACCGGACACTTCCTCGGCTTCCTCTCCGCCTTCGTCAACGCCTCCTTCTCTTTCGTCGGTGTTGAGACCGTCGTCATCACCGCCGCCGAGTCTGTCAACCCTCACAAGGCTATCCCCAAGGCTGCCAACCGTGTCACCTACCGTATCGGCTTCTTTTACGTCCTCGGCGCCCTCTTAATAGGCTTGATTGTTGATCCGAGGAATGCTGACCTTGTTTCTGGCTCTGGTAACGCTAAGAGTTCGCCATGGGTTATCGCTATCCAGACCGCTGGTATCAAGGTTCTCCCTTCGATCGTCAACGCCTGCATTCTGGTTTCTGCCTGGTCTGCTGGTAACTCTTACTGCTGGGTTGGTTCTCGTATGATCCTCGCCATGACTACCGATCGACAGCTCCCTCAATTCTTCGCCCGCACCACCTCAAAGGGTGTTCCTTACGTAGCAGTTATCACTGCCTGGTTGTTTGGACCCTTGGCGTATCTGA GTCTTGGTTCTGGTGGCGCTGCTCAGGCTTTCTCttggcttctcaacctcagcacAGTCGCAGGCCTCATCGCATGGGGAACTCTCTGCTTCTGTTACATCCGCTTCTATCGCGCCATGAAGGTTCAAGGCATCGATCGCAACACCCTCCCCTGGAAGGCGCCTTGGCAGCCCTACACCGCGTGGTTTGGCGGTATTGgctccatcgtcatcacccTCGTCGCTGGATTCCCTGTCTTCCTCAAGGGTAATTGGAACACTGCCGATTTCGTTGCCTCATATGTCGGCATTCCAATCTTCATCGTCCCCATCATCGCATGGAAGCTTTATCACCGCACCAAG GTTCTACGAGCCCACGAAATCGACTTGTGGTCTGGTCGTTTATCTGATGATGCCATCTCAGCCCATGACACTGAGCGGGAGCATGTTTAA
- a CDS encoding RTA1 like protein-domain-containing protein: MNMFTRSDDGAEEFRLYHYDPTVVGAVIFTILFLATTLLHSWQLIRGRSWFVIPLTLGGFFQVVGYAARAKSGNESPNWTLGPYIMQSILLLVAPALYAATIYMELGRIVLMIDGEGRVLISKKWMTKVFVTGDVLSFILQAGGGGYQASGTIEALRGGAKVIIGGLFVQLLFFGVFIVIAIAFHRAISANPTARSSSGLPWQKHMLALYIGSFLIMVRSIFRAAEYLQGFNGYLLRHEAYLYIFDACLMLFVMVLFNWFHPSEITEILNERGAGKSYSMHAFTEVA, encoded by the exons ATGAACATGTTCACACGTTCTGACGATGGAGCGGAGGAGTTCAGACTCTATCATTATGACCCGACGGTGGTCGGTGCTGTTATTTTCACCATCCTCTTTCTAGCCACGACTCTCCTCCACTCATGGCAACTTATTCGAGGACGATCTTGGTTCGTCATTCCACTGACCCTTGGTGGCTTTT TCCAGGTTGTTGGATACGCTGCGCGAGCAAAGTCTGGTAATGAGAGTCCCAATTGGACTCTCGGCCCTTACATCATGCAAAGcattctccttctcgtcgCACCTGCGCTTTATGCTGCAACGATTTATATGGAGCTTGGCAGAATTGTTCTGATGATAGACGGCGAAGGTCGTGTTTTGATCTCCAAGAAGTGGATGACCAAGGTCTTTGTTACTGGAGATGTCTTATCATTTATCCTGCAAGCAGGAG GTGGTGGTTATCAGGCATCCGGTACCATCGAGGCTCTCAGAGGTGGAGCAAAAGTTATTATCGGCGGTCTCTTCGTGCAActcctcttcttcggcgTTTTCATTGTCATTGCGATCGCCTTTCACCGTGCGATCAGCGCCAACCCGACTGCCCGCTCCTCGAGCGGTCTCCCTTGGCAGAAGCACATGCTTGCTCTGTACATTGGAAGTTTCCTTATCATGGTGCGATCTATCTTCAGGGCCGCCGAGTATCTGCAGGGCTTCAACGGTTACCTGCTCCGACACGAGGCCTACCTGTATATCTTTGATGCCTGTCTCATGCTTTTTGTCATGGTCTTGTTCAACTGGTTCCATCCATCAGAAATCACTGAGATCTTGAATGAAAGGGGCGCTGGTAAAAGCTACAGCATGCATGCATTTACCGAGGTTGCCTAA